The window TTCAATCTTTAGGGATACGGAGGAAGCAATAATCTTCAAATTGGCCAGTTTGGTTCCTGCTCCCAGGTTTACCTCGTTGCCAAGGATACTGTCGCCGATATAGGCAAAATGTCCAGCCTTGGCGCCATCCAGCATAATCCCTGTCTTGATTTCCGTGGTGTGACCCACCACACAACGATCTCCAATCAGACAATCACCCCGAATATAGGCGCCCTGCCTGACTTCTGTGCCGCCGCCAATAATAGTCGGCCCTTTTATCAATGCCCCCGGCTCAATTACCGTTCCTTCTCCGATATATATTTGATCATCAAAGAGGCTGACTCCCGCGTAAATAACGGCCGCCCCAACTAGGACCTCTCCTCGATAAATTACCTTGAATTTTCCTTTGGCGGGGTCTCCCATCTCCAACTCATATCCTTCATCCAGGACTTGGTCCTGGTAAAGGACGACTGTTCTAAGCAGCACATCGCCTCTATTTCTTATCTTGCTTACATTAGGCTCGATCACTTCTCTGATATATGGCTTGATCCTCTTCAGGCTTTCCCAGACGGGCTTATCTTCTTCGAAGAAAGGCCGATGCTTAAACTTAGACAAATCAAAAAAATCTTTGGGCGGCAACATCTTATTTTACTTCCTCCTCCTGAATAAGCCAGTTTCTGAGCAAAAAACCGGCCTTGGCCATCGTTTCGGCTACTCTCTAAGACGGTCCACTGTTAATAACTGGCGAGGGACTGTAGACTCTGTGGACGGTATGGACTGGGTGGACAGTGGACCCTCGGGACAGTATGGACTGGTTGGACCGTGGACTCTATTCTGACTGGCCGAAACAGTGACCATCGCCTATTTATCCATATCCCTATGTTTAACAATCAAATTGGCCTTCAGACCCTGCTGTTGAATGAACTCCCCCAACATCTCGGTGATGGTAATAGACCTATGCTTGCCTCCGGTGCAGCCGATGGCTATCGTCAGATAAGTCTTGCCCTCGGCCATATACTGGGGGACAAGGAATCCCATCAACTCGAAAAATATCTTGAGGAAGTTTTTTGTTACCGGCCACTGCATAACGTAGTCAATAACCGGTTTATCTTGCCCGGTCAAGGGTTGAAGTTCTTCTATATAATGCGGATTGGGCAGAAAGCGGACATCGAAGAGGAGGTCAGTATCCATAGGCGCCCCGTATTTATAACCAAAAGAGGTGAGAATTATGGTCATTTCCCTCGGTTTGGCCAGGGTAAGGAAGGCCTCCTTCAGTTTCTCCCGCAAATCACCCGGCGTAAGATACGAGGTGTCCACCACCAGATCGGCTCTCTCTTTAAGTGGGCTTAAGGCCTTCCTTTCAGTCTGGATATATTCATCCAGAGAACGGCTTATACCTAAAGGATGCCTCCGCCTGCTTTCCTTGAAACGGCGACTTAAAACACCATCCAGGGCCTCAAGGAAAAGGATCTTGTATTCGATTCCTTTTTGAGAAATATTACTTAAGGCATCAAATAGATTGGTCAGGAATTCTCCTTCTCTAATGTCAATGACTAAAGCCACGTCTTTTATCGGGGTCTTCGATCGACTGCACAGTTCAGCAAAAAGGGGAATTAGGGTAGTCGGGAGATTATCGACACAGAAGAATCCTCTGTCCTCAAAGAAATCAGCCGCCTGGGTTTTTCCGGCGCCAGACAGACCAGTGATAATAATAAACCGGCTGTTACTCATTTTCACCCTTATCTTGCCTTGTTGTTTCCATCCAGTCAAGCAACTTCTGATTAAACTCCTCAGCCGAATGGTACCCCATATCCTTCAGTCTCTGGTTCATAACCCCAACTTCAATAAGGATAGCGATATTTCTGCCGGGCCTAATCGGAATAATAAGATGAGGCACTTTTACGCCTAAAAGGGTATGGGCCTTATCCCCCAGACCCAGTCGGTCATACTCATCCTTCTTCCATTCTTCCAGGTTGATCACCAGTTCGACCTCTTTTTTTTCACATATAGCCGAAACGCCAAAAAGTTCTTTTATATTTATCACCCCAAGACCTCTTATTTCCATATGGTACTTAATAAGCTCCGCTCCGGTCCCGATCAGTTTATTCCCCAGCCGTTTAATTTCAACTATATCATCGGCAATAAGCCGATGTCCCCGCTCTATCAACTCCAGGGCGCATTCACTTTTACCCACTCCGCTTCGTCCGACTATTAAAACCCCCATACCAAAGACATCAACCAGAGAAGCATGGATACTGGTCTCAGGGGCAAACTTATCCTCCAAATAGAAGGTAAGCTGGGTAATAAGCATAACTGTTCTTAAGGGGGTCTTGAGGATAGGGATCTGGTGGGTTTCAGCTAAGGCCACCAGTTCAGGGGGGATTCCCTGCCCCCAGGTAACAATGAAGCAGGGGATTTCATGCATAAAGAGATTCTTTAAGTTTCCAAGCCGCTGGGTGGGGGTAAGGTGGTTCAGGTAGGATATCTCAAGTTTTCCAAGAACTTGAATCTTCCGATAAGTAAAATGTTCCATATATCCGGTCAGTGCTAAACCTGGGCGGTTAAGAGTTGAAGCGGATATTCTTTTATTAAGACCACTTTCACCGGCGGCCACTTCAAGCCGAAGCCGATCGCCGTATTCTTCCAGGACTCGCTTGATGGATATACTTGGCATCTGTCTACTTTTAGAGGTGCTTAGCTTCTTCTTTCTTGATAAGACTTAACACTTCTTCCGAAGTTTCAGCTTTTCGTAAAAGTTCACGGAAATAATTATGCTTTAGCAGACGGGAGATTCGAGCTAAGGCCTTTATATGAAAACCAGAGGCCTCATCAGCAGGACTTAGTAGAAGGAAAAAAATATAAGCCGGCTCCCCATCAAGGGATTGAAAATCAATGCCCTCTTTGGAACAGCCAAAGGCAGAAATAAGTTCCTTTACGGCATCAGCCTTGGCGTGAGGGATGGCTACTCCATGCCCAATGCCGGTACTCATCAACTCTTCACGTTTCATAATAGCCGAGAGGGCACTTTCCCTATCTGAAATCTTCTTAGCTTCAACTAAAAGATCTATTAATTCAGCCAAAACTCCTTCTTTATCTTTGGCAGAAAGATTTAATTTAATAGATTTTTTATCTAGAATATCTAAAAGTGTCATAACTATTTCTCCTCCTAATTAGTCAGAATTCGGTGATGTTCATTGTGTTTCAGCCTTAAAAGCCTTCTACCTTCAGTCTATCCACTTGATCGGTAAATGGCCCCAATGATGAACCAGGCCGAATTCTGTTATACAGACGGCTCAATTAAACCGTAATTACCATCCCGCCTGTGATAAATTACATTCACTTCTTCAGTTTCGGCATTAGTGAAGACCATGAAGTCATTCTTGGTCAGACTTAATTGTAAGATAGCTTCTTCCAGAGACATAGGTTTAACCGGATGGCGTTGAGTCTTTATAACCTTAAGCTCTGATTGATCCTCCCCTCCTGAAAGAATCTTCATCTCTATATTCTCTTCCCAGGGTGAAGACTTACCCTTATGCCCCTTAGTCTTCTCTTTATATCTTTTAAGCTGGTTTTCTATCTTGTCTAATACCTGATCGATAGAAGCATACATATCCGCCGTTACTTCTTCTCCCCTAAAGACAAGTCCGTTGGCGTTAATGGTTACTTCTACCTTGTGCCTGTTTTTTTCCACGGAGAGACTTACATGAACGTCAGCTCCTTTTTTTAAATACTTCTCCACCCGTGAAAATTTTTTCTCCACGTAATCATTTAAGGGTGGAGTAACCTCCATCCGTCTGCCAGTAATGGTAAGCTGCAAAAACATCAACTCCTTTATTTACTGGTAGTAACTATACTCCTCAGGCGCCAGGACACCTTAGTCGTTCTTCATGTCCGTAACGAGCCGAAACAAAGGGAAGCTCAGACACGGATAACGCTCACGGAGGACGATGGGGTGTCTTTAGGGCGGAATAGTTACCATCAAAAGATACGGCTTAATGCCTAAAAGAAATCTTGGCGATGTTCATCGTTTCGGCCATTTTTCGCCGCCCTCTGGTAGTCTGGTGTCTGGTAGGCGGGACACCAGGCTACCAGACAGCCGGTGGCCAGAGGGCTCTTCGTAAATGGCCGAAACGATGAACAAGACCAAAATCGTAAAAAAGTTTATCACAGTTTTTTTTACTTGTCAACCTCTTTTTCCGACCAAGCCAGATAGCTCGATTATTTTTTTGGTTTACAAATTGACCAAGATGTGGTATACTATTTTTTTAATTGAAATTCGTAACTACTCAGCCCTCATTGGGAACACAGATAAAAAATAACTAACTATTCAGCCACTAAGGCACTAAGGCACAAAGTAAAAGAATAATTCTTATAATCTTCGTGTCTTAGTGTCTTTGTGGCTGAATAGCTACAAAAATAATTCCTGATAATCGGTGAAATCTTGGGTAATCGGTGAAATGGGTGGTCTTCTTTTGGTATGGCTAAGTAATTACTGAAATTCGTAACTACTCAAAACTAAGTTAAGCAGTTAGTTGGGAGACAAAGCAAAATTCCCTCTCCCTTGATGGGAGAGGGATAGGGTGAGGGTGAAATGGGAGGGAGGGGAAGCTCTTATGCCGACGCTGTCAGGACAAAAGGAGATGAAACTTAACCCATAGCACTATAATCTGTAATGAGCTTACTTTTTTAACTTGATTTTGAGTAGATACTGAAATTCTAACCTAACATTGGATAGGAGGAGCAAAAAACTGAAACAACAGACTATTGCCAGAGAGGTAACTTACGCTGGAATTGGACTCCATACAGGGAACAAGATCAATCTTACCTTTAAACCGGCTCCGGTAGATACAGGGATTGTCTTTGTCAGGAGGGATTTACCCGGCAAGCCAAAGGTTAAAGCCAGTCTGGAAAATGTGGCCAGCAGTACCCGGGAGATATCGCTCAAAATAGACGGCGTGGAAGTCAGGACAGTAGAACATGTCCTTTCTGCCCTGAGCGGACTCGGGATCGATAACTGTGAAATTGAACTGGACGGCCCTGAGCCGCCAGTCGGAGACGGAAGCTCTCTTTTTTTAGTTGATCTCCTTACCGGGAGCCCAATTTTAACTCAAGAAAAATCTCGCTCTATACTTAGACCTAAAAAACCTGTCTGGGTGGTGGATGGAGACAGGGAAATCACCCTTTTACCGGATGAAGCTTTAACTATTACTTGCATGATAGACTTTGCCCATCCGGCGGTTGGGTCTCAGTTAGCCTCCTTCACCCTGGCTCCTGACATATTTATTAATGAAATCGCTCCAGCCAGGACCTTTGGTTTTTTAGAGGAAGTAGAGACCCTGAAACAGCAAGGGTTAGCCCAGGGTGGGAGCCTAGAAAATGCTATTGTCATTGGGCCGGAGAGAATCTTAAATGATTCCCTTCGTTTTGATAACGAACTTGTCCGCCATAAGATTCTCGATCTTATTGGAGACCTCTCCCTTTTGGGCGCTCCTTTTAGTGGTCGTCTGACGGCTATTAAGCCGGGGCACAGCCTGAATGTTAAGTTAGCTAAAAAAATCGCCCAAGAAACAAAGATTGTCCCCCTGACCGGTGAACTGGATATGGCGGCTATTCAAGAGATACTGCCTCACCGGTACCCTTTTCTTTTGGTGGATAGAATTATAGAACTGGAGCCAGAAGCCCGGGTAGTGGGAATAAAGAATGTAAGTATGAATGAGGAATTTTTTCAGGGACACTTTCCGGGACATCCTATTATGCCCGGGGTATTGATGGTGGAAGCCCTGGCTCAAACCTGCGGGGTTTTACTCCTTTCCAAGGTTGAAAACAGAGGCAAGATGGTCTATTTTACCGGAATAGATAAGGTTAGATTTAGACGCCCTGTTTTACCAGGAGATCAACTCAGACTGGAAGGAAAACCAATCAAGATCAGACAGCGAACGGGTAAGATGTTGGGCCGGGCATACGTGGGGGATAATCTGGTAACTGAAGCGGAATTAATGTTTTCTATTGCCGAATGAGGAGAAAATTTCCATGAAGATTCATCCCACGGCCATCGTTCATCCCAGGGCTGAACTGGGATCAGAAGTGGAAATCAGTCCTATGGCCCAGATAGGTGAACACGTCACCCTGGGGGATCGGACCCGGATAGGGCCTGGCGCCATCATTACCGGTTGGACCTCGATTGGTTCTGATTGTGAAATTCATCCCGGCGCTATTATCGGCCATGATCCCCAGATAAAAGGATGCAAGGTAAAGCGGTCCTATACGGAGATTGGGAACGGCAATGTCATCCGGGAATATGTGACTATTCATCGGGCGGGGAACGAAGAAGGCGTCACCAGAATCGGTAACCAAAACTTTATTATGGGCAACGTCCATATTGCCCATAATTGCGAGATTGGAAATGAAGTTATTATCACCAATTATGCCGGTTTGACCGGACACGTTGAGGTGGGAGACCGGGCCTTCATTTCCGGTCTGGCCGCCATTCATCAGTTTGTCAGGATTGGAGAGCTGGCTATGATTGGTGGGAGCTCCAAGGTGGTCCAGGACGTGCCGCCTTATTTTCTGGTGGACGGACATCCGGCCACCGCTTGCGGCTTGAATACGGTCGGACTGAAAAGAGCCGGCTTCCCTCTTCCCCTCAGAAACCATCTCAAAAAGGCCTACCGCCTCCTTTATCGCTCTAACCTCCTTATTTCGGCAGCCCTCTCCCAGATAGAGGAAGAGTTAGGGGAGTGCCCGGAAGTCAATCGGTTAGTGACCTTTATTCGGGCTTCAAAACGGGGGATATGTAAAGACAGAAGTCAGAAGTCAGAACACAGAATACAGACAATCTGTGATCCATTATCTGGCTCTGACATCTGATTGAAAAGGAGATGATTAGCTTGAAACCTGCTAAAGTAGGCGTTATCGGAACAGGGCATATGGGGACTTATCATGTCCGAACCCTGAGCGAAATCCCTAATGTAGAATTAACCGGAGTAACAGACATTGATTACCATCGGGCAGAAACAATAGCCAACCAGTACGGAACTACGGCTTATCGTGATCATAAGGAGCTTTTTGATAAGGTTGAGGGAGTAAGCATTGCTGTTCCAACCGGGCTCCATTACCAGGTGGCCAAAGATTGTCTGGAGGCGGGCCTCCATGTCCTTCTGGAAAAGCCTATGACCCAAAACCTGGAGGAGGCCAAAGAATTATTTGATCTGGCTGCCTCAAAACAAAGAATTTTGCAAATAGGACATATAGAACGATTTAATGCCGCGGTCCAGGAACTCAAGAATATCGTGCGGAATCCTATCTTCATTGAGTGTCGGCGACTCGGCCCTTATTCCTCCAACGGCCGGATAAAGGATAGCGGGGTGGTTCTGGACCTGCTTATTCACGATATCGATATCGTTCTCAGCCTGGTTAACTCAAGGCTTGAACGAATAAACGCCGCCGGCGCTTCAGTCTATTCCAACGGACATGAGGACGTGGTCAATGTTCAGTTAATCTTTGCCAACGGCTGTATAGGCAACCTCACGGCCTCCAGAATAACTGAAAATAAGATCCGCACCTTATCCATTACCCAGCCTGACGCTTATATCTACCTGGATTATGCTGATCAGGATCTGCATATCCACCGTCAAGCCGCCTCAAAATACATCCTCAGCCGCGAAGTGATGCGATATAAACAAGAGTCCTTTATCGAAAGACTCTTTGTCCATAAGGATAATCCCCTCAAATTGGAGCTGATTCATTTTATTAATTGTTTTGCTAATGGAGGGCGATCGAGGGTTTCCCCTGAGGAAGAACTAAATTCCCTGGGTGTTACCCTGAAGGTGTTGGATCTAATTAAGGAGGGTAAGGGAAAGTTATGAGGCGGGAAGTGATGAATGCCAGGGAAATAAAAAGGGCTCTTACCAGAATGTCTCTGGAGATAATGGAAAGAAACGGTGATGTGAGCGATTTAGTCGTGGTGGGCATTATAACCAGAGGGGTTTCCCTGGCGGTCAGGCTATCTAAACTGATGGCCGCCGAAGAAGGGATAGAAGTTAAGATAGGTTCATTGGATATCACCCTCTATCGTGATGATTTAAACCTCCAGGGGAGGGATAGAATCCCCCCCGGCGAGCTGGTTTCCAAGACAGATATCCCCTTTGATGTTAACGACAAAGTGGTTATCCTGGTAGATGATATTTTATATACCGGCCGCACCACCAGGGCTGCCCTGGGACAATTGATGGATTTTGGACGGCCCAGGTCGATACAACTGGCCATATTAGTTGATCGAGGTCACCGGGAATTGCCTATCAGACCCGATTACGTGGGGAAAAATATCTCTACCTTACGGGAAGAAAAAGTTAAGGTTCAACTAACCGAGGTAGACGAGGTTGATCAGGATCGAGTCATTGTGATATAGTAGACAGTAGTGTACCATCACATTTGATTTGATAGGTTGGTCTCTTGTAGAAGCAATCCCCCTCACCCTACCCTCTCCCCTCAGGGGAGAGGATTAAGGTGAGGGGTAAAAGAGGCTCTACCCACAATACTAACTTGATAAGGCAGTAGTTAACAGTGATACTGACTACTTATGAAAGCCATTCTTGCCCTTGAAAACGGAGCCGTGTTTGAAGGAGAATCTTTTGGCGCTGACGGTGAAGCTTACGGTGAAGTCGTCTTCAACACAAGCATGATGGGGTATCAGGAGATACTGACCGACCCCTCCTATCGAGGGCAGATAGTCACTATGACCTATCCCCTCATTGGAAATTACGGCATCAATGAGGAAGATTCTGAATCAAGCAGACCGTTTTTAAGCGGATTTGTCGTTCGGGAATATACCCCTTGTCCCAGCAAT is drawn from bacterium and contains these coding sequences:
- the rapZ gene encoding RNase adapter RapZ, with the translated sequence MSNSRFIIITGLSGAGKTQAADFFEDRGFFCVDNLPTTLIPLFAELCSRSKTPIKDVALVIDIREGEFLTNLFDALSNISQKGIEYKILFLEALDGVLSRRFKESRRRHPLGISRSLDEYIQTERKALSPLKERADLVVDTSYLTPGDLREKLKEAFLTLAKPREMTIILTSFGYKYGAPMDTDLLFDVRFLPNPHYIEELQPLTGQDKPVIDYVMQWPVTKNFLKIFFELMGFLVPQYMAEGKTYLTIAIGCTGGKHRSITITEMLGEFIQQQGLKANLIVKHRDMDK
- a CDS encoding PTS sugar transporter subunit IIA; translation: MTLLDILDKKSIKLNLSAKDKEGVLAELIDLLVEAKKISDRESALSAIMKREELMSTGIGHGVAIPHAKADAVKELISAFGCSKEGIDFQSLDGEPAYIFFLLLSPADEASGFHIKALARISRLLKHNYFRELLRKAETSEEVLSLIKKEEAKHL
- a CDS encoding Gfo/Idh/MocA family oxidoreductase produces the protein MKPAKVGVIGTGHMGTYHVRTLSEIPNVELTGVTDIDYHRAETIANQYGTTAYRDHKELFDKVEGVSIAVPTGLHYQVAKDCLEAGLHVLLEKPMTQNLEEAKELFDLAASKQRILQIGHIERFNAAVQELKNIVRNPIFIECRRLGPYSSNGRIKDSGVVLDLLIHDIDIVLSLVNSRLERINAAGASVYSNGHEDVVNVQLIFANGCIGNLTASRITENKIRTLSITQPDAYIYLDYADQDLHIHRQAASKYILSREVMRYKQESFIERLFVHKDNPLKLELIHFINCFANGGRSRVSPEEELNSLGVTLKVLDLIKEGKGKL
- the pyrR gene encoding bifunctional pyr operon transcriptional regulator/uracil phosphoribosyltransferase PyrR is translated as MRREVMNAREIKRALTRMSLEIMERNGDVSDLVVVGIITRGVSLAVRLSKLMAAEEGIEVKIGSLDITLYRDDLNLQGRDRIPPGELVSKTDIPFDVNDKVVILVDDILYTGRTTRAALGQLMDFGRPRSIQLAILVDRGHRELPIRPDYVGKNISTLREEKVKVQLTEVDEVDQDRVIVI
- a CDS encoding glucose-1-phosphate thymidylyltransferase, with amino-acid sequence MLPPKDFFDLSKFKHRPFFEEDKPVWESLKRIKPYIREVIEPNVSKIRNRGDVLLRTVVLYQDQVLDEGYELEMGDPAKGKFKVIYRGEVLVGAAVIYAGVSLFDDQIYIGEGTVIEPGALIKGPTIIGGGTEVRQGAYIRGDCLIGDRCVVGHTTEIKTGIMLDGAKAGHFAYIGDSILGNEVNLGAGTKLANLKIIASSVSLKIEGKKYDTGLRKFGAILGDRVETGCNSVTSPGTILGPRSLVYPNTTVRSGYHKPGIRIKG
- the lpxC gene encoding UDP-3-O-acyl-N-acetylglucosamine deacetylase, which encodes MDRRSKKLKQQTIAREVTYAGIGLHTGNKINLTFKPAPVDTGIVFVRRDLPGKPKVKASLENVASSTREISLKIDGVEVRTVEHVLSALSGLGIDNCEIELDGPEPPVGDGSSLFLVDLLTGSPILTQEKSRSILRPKKPVWVVDGDREITLLPDEALTITCMIDFAHPAVGSQLASFTLAPDIFINEIAPARTFGFLEEVETLKQQGLAQGGSLENAIVIGPERILNDSLRFDNELVRHKILDLIGDLSLLGAPFSGRLTAIKPGHSLNVKLAKKIAQETKIVPLTGELDMAAIQEILPHRYPFLLVDRIIELEPEARVVGIKNVSMNEEFFQGHFPGHPIMPGVLMVEALAQTCGVLLLSKVENRGKMVYFTGIDKVRFRRPVLPGDQLRLEGKPIKIRQRTGKMLGRAYVGDNLVTEAELMFSIAE
- the hprK gene encoding HPr(Ser) kinase/phosphatase, with amino-acid sequence MPSISIKRVLEEYGDRLRLEVAAGESGLNKRISASTLNRPGLALTGYMEHFTYRKIQVLGKLEISYLNHLTPTQRLGNLKNLFMHEIPCFIVTWGQGIPPELVALAETHQIPILKTPLRTVMLITQLTFYLEDKFAPETSIHASLVDVFGMGVLIVGRSGVGKSECALELIERGHRLIADDIVEIKRLGNKLIGTGAELIKYHMEIRGLGVINIKELFGVSAICEKKEVELVINLEEWKKDEYDRLGLGDKAHTLLGVKVPHLIIPIRPGRNIAILIEVGVMNQRLKDMGYHSAEEFNQKLLDWMETTRQDKGENE
- the lpxA gene encoding acyl-ACP--UDP-N-acetylglucosamine O-acyltransferase, encoding MKIHPTAIVHPRAELGSEVEISPMAQIGEHVTLGDRTRIGPGAIITGWTSIGSDCEIHPGAIIGHDPQIKGCKVKRSYTEIGNGNVIREYVTIHRAGNEEGVTRIGNQNFIMGNVHIAHNCEIGNEVIITNYAGLTGHVEVGDRAFISGLAAIHQFVRIGELAMIGGSSKVVQDVPPYFLVDGHPATACGLNTVGLKRAGFPLPLRNHLKKAYRLLYRSNLLISAALSQIEEELGECPEVNRLVTFIRASKRGICKDRSQKSEHRIQTICDPLSGSDI
- the raiA gene encoding ribosome-associated translation inhibitor RaiA; this translates as MQLTITGRRMEVTPPLNDYVEKKFSRVEKYLKKGADVHVSLSVEKNRHKVEVTINANGLVFRGEEVTADMYASIDQVLDKIENQLKRYKEKTKGHKGKSSPWEENIEMKILSGGEDQSELKVIKTQRHPVKPMSLEEAILQLSLTKNDFMVFTNAETEEVNVIYHRRDGNYGLIEPSV